Within the Catalinimonas niigatensis genome, the region ACGCATGGCAATCTTTTTTATTCAGATTACAAACGTATGGGCAGGCGAGGTGTCACAGTAGGTTTTACTACATTGGGCCATATGATATCGTTGCTCTTAAAGAGGGCTATAAGTAAATTTCCGCTAAATCAATTTACAGCTGAAGCCAATACCAAAGATTTAGAGACATTGGCATCATTGATTCAAAAAGGAAAAATTACAATTCACATAGAGAAGACCTATCCTTACCAACAGATACCGGAAGCCATAGGTTACATTGAAGCCATGCGCACCAGAGGAAAAGTGGCAATGGTTTGGGAAGGCATGGAAGAGACAGCATAGGTTGATGCCATGCCAAAAAGCACATCCTGCTAACACGAGATTTGAGTCAAACGCGCGAGTAGCGAACTTGATGTCTTGCACGTTTAATCCAACTCAGCGTAAAGTTAAGGGGGCATTGAAGAAATAATCTACCCATCCAACAAGAAGGTTTGATCCAGCCATCCCATTTAGGAAGAAGGTCATTTCTGCCTGTCTCTTGTTCTTGTAACCCTAATTCTACAATCTGCTGACTTACCGACAAAACCCGTTTGGCTTTACGCGCTGAACTATTGGAATGAGCTACTGTCAAAGCAGCTGCATAGGTACGATGTTCTTGTCCTGTAAGCTTCTCTAAAGCCAAATTGAAGCTCTCAATAACAGAAGGTGAGAGTGTTTCCATCGTGCTAAATTATCCTTTATTCTATACCATTGGTGAGGTTATTACTTCAATAGCCCCTAACTATGTTGCACTGCGCAGTAAGTGATAAAACGCTAGATGAAGAGAAGAAACTAAATTTTCCTGAATAGTAAGTGTTGAGAAAGTATCCGGAAGATTATGGCTTCTCCATCAATAAATTTTGATTATTTTTGACGCAATTCTTCTGATAGTAATTTAAAATTTTGCCCACATCTCTTGTATTCTACCCTACATACTATGAAAAAAACATTCCTGCTCCTGACTGTATTTGTGTTGTTCAGCAACCATGATATGTACCTTAAGTTGGATGCCTATTTTTTGCAGCCTGATACACCGGCAACCATTGAGCTTTTTAATGGGACTTTTGATAAAAGTGAAAATGTGATTACGCGCGATCGCATGGTAGATATGAGTTTGGTAGGTAATGGTAAGCGCTCTCAGGTAGATTCCGCTCAGTGGAGTGAAAAGGACAGTGTGACCATGCTGAGTTTTAATACCGGTGAACCAGGAACCTGGATCGCTGGAATTTCTACCGCTCCGCGATCAATAGAATTGCCTGCTGCTGATTTCAATGATTATCTAGAGCATGATGGTGTACTGGATATGCTGGAGTGGCGACAGGAAAATGATGCGATGGAAGTAGATGCTGTGGAGAGATATTCCAAGCATGTAAAGGCTATTTTCCAGGTGGGTGACAAAAGAACGAACGACTGGCAGACTGCATTAGGCTATCCCATTGAATTTATTCCCCTGACTAATCCTTATGATTTACATACAGGAGATGAACTACAAGTTCAACTTCTTTTGAGAGGAGAGCCTTTGGCAAACCAACTGGTCTATGCAGACTATAGAACGGGCGAACACGGTCACAGCCATGACCAAGAGCATACCCATGGAACAGAAAGCGATCATAGCCATGATGGTGATGCAGCCGCAGACCATCAGCATACGTATGGAACACAACTTCGCACAGATGACAAGGGGAATTTAACATTATCTCTTTCAGACGACGGAATCTGGTATTTACGAACTATTCATCTGGTTCATTCCGAAGATCCCGAATTTACGCATGAATCAAACTGGGCGACGCTCACCTTTGAAGTGAGTCATGAGCATGGAGAAAATACCCATACCCACGATCAGGAATCCGGTATTCCAACGTATGCGTATTGGATCGGGAGTCTTGTGCTATTAGGCGGTATGTTTTTTTGGTTTAACCGGAAAAAATAAGTGGGGCGATCAGGACTAAGATTGATTTTAAGCTCGGCGCTGCTGCTCTTTCCACTGATGCTTTCAGCACATGGGGTGAGTAGTGCCGACCAGGAAGTACTGAACAATGGAGGGCTTTTAGCCTATATCTATGTTGGCGCTAAGCATATGGTCACAGGATATGATCATTTGCTGTTTTTAGCTGGCGTCATCTTTTATCTGAGCGGATTCAAAGATATCGTACGTTTTATTACTGCATTTACGATCGGCCATAGTATTACACTTATAGGGGCTACTTATTTGGGCATTAAGGCGGATGAACATTTGATTGATGCGGTGATTGCCCTGAGTGTATTGTATAAGGGATTTGAGAATTTAGGTGGTTTTCAGAAACAGTTCAAAATACAATCACCAAACCTGTTACTAATGGTTTTTATATTTGGACTCATTCATGGGTTTGGGTTATCTACCCGGCTACAATCCTTTGAAGTCGGCACTGGGCAGTTTCTGCCAAAAATAATAAGTTTTAACATAGGGGTAGAATTGGGCCAGATTTTAGCACTCATACCTATCGTGTTCATTATCAACCTATGGAAACGTAAACAGAGCTATCAGGCTTTCTATAAAGCTGCCAACTGTTATTTAGTCATTGCAGGAGTGATGCTCTTCATTTACCAGATGTATAGTTACCTATATGGGCATTGATTTCCTTGTTTTACCCACAATATTCAGAAGTTGACCACATCTTTTTTTATCCCTGGGAAAATGTCGTCACATTTCTTTGCTCCTTATGCCGGGCACTAGTAGATTTACCCGCTGATACAAGATTGTATAGGGTAACTATGAAACTACTCATTCCACTCTTAGCTGTAGTCATGCTGTTGAAGCCCATTTGGCCGATTGTGGATTACATGCTTAACTATGATTACATTATAGAAAAGCTGTGTGAGAATAGAGATAAACCCATGCTTCAGTGTCATGGTAAGTGTCATCTGGCCAGGCAAGTAGCAGAAGAAGAGGAAAAAGAGGAGGAGAGTCCATATCATGGGAAAAACTATCAGGTTGAATTTTCCCTTATTCACTGGTATCACGAGCAAACAATATCATTCCCCATATTGACTTGTATAGTCTATGAATACGTCTGGTGTTCAGAGCTATATTCTAGTTTGCTTTCATTTGAGATTTTACATCCGCCACAACACGTTTAATACTTTATTTAGAATACCCGATAGGATACCCGGAGAGATTTGCCTATCATTTCTGTGAAGAATCGGCCTTTGCATGGAACTAGATATGTACAGGAAGGCATCTGTCTGGTGGTATTCTAAACCTATTCTCATTAAGATTTATCTAACAATTATAGGTTAGATGGGCTGTTTTGTCAACCGGATTTGTGTTGCCATGTCATTTAGAATAAAATGCATTATGCCGGTTTTCATTATAGTCTAAACCCTATTCATCCAAATCCCATTACACAATGTACTTATTCAGCGTGTGCAGGAGATACCATACTCTTTGCATCATAAAATCAATCATTAAACCAGCTGTACTGCTGCTCAGTATTGCGCTCTTTCAAGTAAGCGCATACGGCATTGAAGCCAAAACTTTAACCATACCTCAAGAAGTAGTAAGCGGCACCGTTCAGAGCGAAGCAGGAGAGCCATTGATTGGAGCTACCATTGTAGAAAAAGGCACCAGCAATGGCACGATTACCGACATAGAGGGGAATTTTACATTAGATGTGAATCCTGACGCTACCTTAATCATTTCTTATCTGGGGTATCTCACTCAGGAAGTGGCTGTAAACGGGCAAAGCACGCTTACCATTACTTTAAGCGAAGATGCTACAAGCCTGGATGAGGTGGTGGTAACTGCCTACGGAACATCCAACAAAAGAAGTTTTACCGGCTCAGCCAAAAAAGTAGAAACCGAAACCTTAACCAGAACTGCCAACCCCAGCTTTGAAGCCGCCTTGCAAGGCAATGTAACAGGTGTCAATGTATATGCCTCAGGCCAGCCGGGCGGCAGTTCTAATGTGCAAATCAGGGGAATAAGCTCCATCAACGGCTTGACACAACCCCTCTATGTGCTGGATGGTGTGGTCATCAATACCGATAACGCCTCAAGGATTGGAGGCAGTGGGGCAGTTAATCAGATCAATCCCTTGTCAACCATCAATACCAATGATATTGAAAGCATTACTGTGCTAAAAGATGCAGCGGCTGCCTCCTTATATGGTTCAAGGGCTGCCAATGGGGTGATTGTCATTACAACCAAAAAAGGAAAGAATGGGGAAACCGAAATTAATTTCAATTCCGAACTGGGGCTTACGCACAACCTGACCCAGGAGAAGATGATCAACAATCAGCAGTTTAAGGAATTGTGGCAGGAAGGTCAGTTGCATCAATATATCCAAAATAATGAGAATGGTGAGTATTTCAGGGTATATGAGGATAGTGATTTGTATACTCAATATCAAAATATGGCTCAGAGTGATTATGAGGCGATTTACGGAACTACCGATACCAATTCGGATTGGCTGGATGCCATTTACCGTCAGGGTTCTATTCAAAAGCACAGTCTTTCTGCCAGTGGCGGTAGTGATAATACGAGGTTTTTCATTTCAGGCGAATACTTCAATCAGGAAGGTACCATCATTGATTCTGACTACCGGCGATACTCAGGGAGAATCAATTTGGAAAACAAAGCCAAAGATTGGCTCACGTTGGGAATGAATTTGTCTATAGCAAAATCTGAGCGTAATACCGGTCAGTATGACGGGGATTATGCCAGTGGTCTGAATCCCCTTTATATGGCGCGTGTACTTCCGCCAGCCGCGCCCATTTACGATCCTGATGGTTATCAAGGCATAGCGGACCTGCCCAATGACATTGAGAAAAATGCCAACCCAATAGGAGTTATTAAAGTGGGACAATATGCCAATAATCAGTTTAGGGTGAGAGGGGATGTATTTGCTGAATTACAATTGCTGAAAGATTTGAAGTTCAAGACCACTTTTGGTGTGGATCAGCAAACCAATGAAGAATCGCTGTATGACAACAAGGAGTTTGGTGCCGGTGGTGGTACCTGGAATGGGGTTTTGTATGTGGCCCAGGGCGAAGTTTTTCAATACACTTCCTCTAACCTGTTTACCTATGATAAAAAAATGAACAAACACGGATTCGGAGGTTTACTGGGTTTTGAGTCGCAGGTATCCAATATGAAATCCATCAATAATTCGGGTTATGATATCCTGGATAGCGAGCTCCTGTCTTCCAGCAGTATTGGGGCTTTGTGGTCCTGGACAGGTTATTCCGAGAACTACGCTTTATTGTCTTATTTTTCAAATTTCAATTATAATTACGATCAGAAATATTATCTGGCGGCAAGTTACAGAAGAGATGGTTCTTCCAGATTCGGAGAAGATACACGCTGGGGAGACTTCTGGTCAGTGTCCGGGGGCTGGATAGCCTCTGAAGAGGATTTTTTTAAGCTGGATGCCATGAATTACCTCAAGCTCAGGGCCAGTTACGGTACCAATGGTAACCTGCCACCGGATTACTATGCAGCTCTGGCATTTTTCAATACGGATGGTAAGGGCTATGGGGGTTCCTCAGGACTCTCTTATGGGCAGTTGGCCAACCCGGATCTTTCCTGGGAATTGAGCTATAGTTTTAACATTGGTTTTGATGCTGTGGTGTTTGATAAAGTAAATTTCACTTTAGAGTACTTCTCCAAGCATACCAAAGACCTTTTGCTGAATATCCCTGTTTCTGCCACTACCGGCTTTGCCAACCAGTTGCAGAATTTTGGCGAAATGAAAAATACCGGTTGGGAGCTTTCCCTGGGATATAATCCCATAACGAACGCTGATTTTTCATGGAATACCAGACTCAACCTGAGCATACTCTCCAATGAGATTACCAGGCTAAAATCAGATTTAGTGCCCAGCTATAATTCGCAGTATGGACAGGACCCAACCATTATCAAAGTAGGTGAAAGCATCAATTCTTTTTATCTGAGAGAGTATGCAGGCGTAAACGAAACCAATGGCTTGGCGGAATATTATGTTTTGGAAAATGGCAAAAGAACGGATGAACTCACTACAAATGCGGAAGAAGCCGGATTCGGTATATTTGGAGATGCTCTTCAGGATGTACAAGGCGGTTTTTATAATCAGTTTCAGTACAAGAATTTCAGTCTGGACTTCTTATTCACTTTTGGAATAGGTGGCAAGGCTTATGACCGTACGGCATTCAAAAGAGATGATGATGGATATGCCCCTCAATTCTCTAACACCAAAGCACAGCTAAACCCCTGGAATCCAAACAATACAGAGTCCAGTGTACCCATCAGGATCAATGGAAACCCTACGTTTTCCAATGATGTCTCTACCCGTCATTTGTACAGTGCAGATTATTTAAAATTCAGAAACATAAAACTCAGCTATCTTTTACCTCGCTTTACATTCCTGCAGGGCGGCTCTGTTTATGTACAGGGTGATAATTTATTACTCCTCACCAAACTGGACGATTATGACCCGGAGGCTGTGACCGATGGCGTCAGTTTCTTTCAGGTGCCTACCGTATCCAGTGTAATCATAGGAGTGAATTTGAAACTTTAAGAACATGAAAATGACTCGCATACCATATCTGAAAATAATCTGTTTGTCAGTTATCTTGTTTACGCACCAGGGGTGCAGCGAAGATATATTGACACAAACACCCGACCATGTGATCTCAGAATCTCTAGTGGTGAATTCGGTGGAAAAATTACAAAATTTGCTTACCGGATCGTATAATGAGATTTCCAGCGAAGCCTATCTTGGGCGTGCTTTGTACAAACGTGCCGCAGTAAAAGGTCCTGATTTCAGGTTTGTCAAAACGACCTATAATCCCAGAAACTATGAGCAGACCGAATACCGCTATGAAGAGAGCAGCAATAACAATGGAAGCGGCTATGACATGTGGTTGCAATGCTACAAGGCCATCGGTAACCTCAACCTTATTCTGGATAATATTGATGCTGCCGAAGGCAATGATAGCGAACGCCAGCAGATTAAAGCAGAAGCTTTGGCCCTCAGAGGGATGGTATATTTTGACCTTGCCAGAACATTTGCCTATCCCTGGATCAAAGAAGGTGGTAGTGCTCAGGGGCTTCCTTTAAAACTGACTTCTTCAGAGCTTGTCGTAGAGCGAAGCAGTCTGGAAGAAACCTATGAACATATCATTTCAGATTTGGAAGCTGGAGCAGAACTTATAGAAGAGAATACCTGGACAGCGGAAAGCACCAAATACATGACCCGAACTGGGATTCATGCCTTGCTGGCTAGGGTGTATTTATACAAACAGGACTGGGAGAATGCGCTCCAATATGCACAAATGGTGTTGGCAGTAAAAGGAGAAGCTGATTTGATGGGCGTCAACGCTTATGTATTTAATGACTACACTTCCGAATCACTGTTTGAGATTAGCATTGACAGTGAAAATTCTGTGGGAAGCAACGGTTTAGGTGCTCAATTTGATTTTCGTGAGGGAGGACAGGGAGATGTGATTGCCACCCAGACTTTTGTAGACCTGCTCCAGACGTATGAAGGCGATCCCAGGGCTGCCTTACTCACCGGGGATAAAGAGGGTGCCAATGCCGCTTTTGTCAAGTACATCAACAGAGAAGGAGGTTCGGGCCTGAGTATACATAATGTACCGGTGATACGACTTTCTGAAATTTATTTGATCGCAGCAGAAGCTTGTGCCCATGGAGCTACCGGAGGTGAATCTCAGGCTTTGGTATATTTAAATATGCTGATCAGCAAAAGAACTACTGATTTTGATGTACACAAAGCCACAGAATCAGGCGAAGCCCTCAGGGACCGTATTGCGCAGGAAAGGAGAAGAGAACTTGCTTTAGAAGGGCATGGAGTCTATGATTTTATCCGAACCGGAAGAGATATCATCAGACTGGAATCGGACCATGTGAACACCGGAGTCAATGCGAATAACCTGGATATTTCGGCATCATCCTATAAAACGATATATCCTATTCCTGCCAGCGAAATTGAAGCTTCAGGTATGAAACAGACCGAAGGGTATTAGTCCATGAATCCTGTTATATTGATATCCTGGATAAAGAACTAATATAAAAGCTGGAAGAAAAGACTTAAGTTTTGATTATCTCCTAAAAAACATAGGGCTTTCGCACCAAATTTTATTGATTAACTATGCTTGCAGTAAACTAAACAAAAAAGCTTCAGCCAAACGCTCAACACAATCTGTCTAAAGATAACAGCTTTCAAAGCTATGGGTGATGGATCATTTCACCTGTAGTTTGAGAAAGTGTTGTTTTAAGAGATTCAAAGAAGGGAGAAAGCAGAGGAGGCTACTGACCCCAAACTTTAAATCACTGATGTGTAAGCTAAAGATCAGTAACTCATGAATATCATAGTGAGTCCTCTGGTAATATAGTAAAGCCTTACTTACTCGTTTGTCAATACCAGTGGCCGTTTGCTTGCCGCTGGCCGTGCTTTTGCTTTACCGCTATCTTTTCTTTTTAACCTGATGGCTACAACGAAAGTAATCACAGAGAGTATCAGCCAAAATAGGTCTATCAACAAAATATCATCATAACTCCTGACATAGGTAATCCAAATCCAGTTTCCTGAAATGATTCCGTTGGCTATCGGTACCAGAAAACCCAACACGGCGCCTATAATCAGGCAAAATTGGTTGGTGAAAAAGTTATCTCTCTTGGCAGTAAACAAGACAATGAAAGCTAGCCAGGAATAGAAGAAGATTTGATAAATGGATGTCATACGGGTGGCATCAAACTCAAAGACAAAGAGTTTTACGACCAGGAAGGTGAAAGCAGTAGCAGGGTACATGCTGAGGCAGATGGACAGGTAAACCCAGCCCAGCCAGGCATTGAACTTGCGCTTTTTTTCCTCTACATTTTTTTTGTCCCTAGCCACCAGCCAGATCAGTACTCCGGAAATGATGACAAAGCAGGAGACGATTCCCAGAATGAAGTACACAACTCTTAGTCCTACACCACCGAAATCTCCGAAGTGTAATCTGTACAAAATACCGGATGCACCATCCACGTAGGAGCTTTGTTGGAAAGGTTCTTTTTCAGAAACGATCTCTCCACTATTCGCTTTGAAAACCAATTCTCCTTCTCCCAAAAGCTTTGAGGAATATTCCGGATGGCCAGTTACTGCCACATGCATATTGGCGTCTCCGTAGTTGTATACATGGACAGCTTTGATGTAAAAATCAGGCCAGCGTTCTTTTGTCAAGGCAACGAAGCTATTGAGATCTACCTCAGCTTCCTGTTTTTCCATCGCCATGGGAAACTCCTTGGTACCAAAACCAAAGTCATCGTACATTTTTTCGGTATTTCCGTCATGGATGATTGACAAAACGGGAGGCGACATGATGGTAGTACCTACGATCAGGAAAACACCCGTAACCGCAAAGATAAACTGATAGGGAAGGCCCAAAATCCCTAAAGCCGTATGAGCGTCTGTCCAAACATTTTTAAGACTTGCCTTTGGC harbors:
- a CDS encoding SusC/RagA family TonB-linked outer membrane protein; translated protein: MYLFSVCRRYHTLCIIKSIIKPAVLLLSIALFQVSAYGIEAKTLTIPQEVVSGTVQSEAGEPLIGATIVEKGTSNGTITDIEGNFTLDVNPDATLIISYLGYLTQEVAVNGQSTLTITLSEDATSLDEVVVTAYGTSNKRSFTGSAKKVETETLTRTANPSFEAALQGNVTGVNVYASGQPGGSSNVQIRGISSINGLTQPLYVLDGVVINTDNASRIGGSGAVNQINPLSTINTNDIESITVLKDAAAASLYGSRAANGVIVITTKKGKNGETEINFNSELGLTHNLTQEKMINNQQFKELWQEGQLHQYIQNNENGEYFRVYEDSDLYTQYQNMAQSDYEAIYGTTDTNSDWLDAIYRQGSIQKHSLSASGGSDNTRFFISGEYFNQEGTIIDSDYRRYSGRINLENKAKDWLTLGMNLSIAKSERNTGQYDGDYASGLNPLYMARVLPPAAPIYDPDGYQGIADLPNDIEKNANPIGVIKVGQYANNQFRVRGDVFAELQLLKDLKFKTTFGVDQQTNEESLYDNKEFGAGGGTWNGVLYVAQGEVFQYTSSNLFTYDKKMNKHGFGGLLGFESQVSNMKSINNSGYDILDSELLSSSSIGALWSWTGYSENYALLSYFSNFNYNYDQKYYLAASYRRDGSSRFGEDTRWGDFWSVSGGWIASEEDFFKLDAMNYLKLRASYGTNGNLPPDYYAALAFFNTDGKGYGGSSGLSYGQLANPDLSWELSYSFNIGFDAVVFDKVNFTLEYFSKHTKDLLLNIPVSATTGFANQLQNFGEMKNTGWELSLGYNPITNADFSWNTRLNLSILSNEITRLKSDLVPSYNSQYGQDPTIIKVGESINSFYLREYAGVNETNGLAEYYVLENGKRTDELTTNAEEAGFGIFGDALQDVQGGFYNQFQYKNFSLDFLFTFGIGGKAYDRTAFKRDDDGYAPQFSNTKAQLNPWNPNNTESSVPIRINGNPTFSNDVSTRHLYSADYLKFRNIKLSYLLPRFTFLQGGSVYVQGDNLLLLTKLDDYDPEAVTDGVSFFQVPTVSSVIIGVNLKL
- a CDS encoding RagB/SusD family nutrient uptake outer membrane protein; protein product: MTRIPYLKIICLSVILFTHQGCSEDILTQTPDHVISESLVVNSVEKLQNLLTGSYNEISSEAYLGRALYKRAAVKGPDFRFVKTTYNPRNYEQTEYRYEESSNNNGSGYDMWLQCYKAIGNLNLILDNIDAAEGNDSERQQIKAEALALRGMVYFDLARTFAYPWIKEGGSAQGLPLKLTSSELVVERSSLEETYEHIISDLEAGAELIEENTWTAESTKYMTRTGIHALLARVYLYKQDWENALQYAQMVLAVKGEADLMGVNAYVFNDYTSESLFEISIDSENSVGSNGLGAQFDFREGGQGDVIATQTFVDLLQTYEGDPRAALLTGDKEGANAAFVKYINREGGSGLSIHNVPVIRLSEIYLIAAEACAHGATGGESQALVYLNMLISKRTTDFDVHKATESGEALRDRIAQERRRELALEGHGVYDFIRTGRDIIRLESDHVNTGVNANNLDISASSYKTIYPIPASEIEASGMKQTEGY
- a CDS encoding PepSY-associated TM helix domain-containing protein — encoded protein: MKMSKRVYNILFHIHTISGIVISAVLYVIFFAGSFSFFRDEIISWERNEAVKESSIPDLDLNVMMDTLNQRHETYGRDISFSKYLEDRRIAVNLSAPKDTTAQQEGRGRRGDFFYLGIDDFKTYNYASNYSIGEFLYRLHFLAQLNLYGRSGYLIAGIVSFFFLFAIVTGVLVHWKKIVSNFYVFRPKASLKNVWTDAHTALGILGLPYQFIFAVTGVFLIVGTTIMSPPVLSIIHDGNTEKMYDDFGFGTKEFPMAMEKQEAEVDLNSFVALTKERWPDFYIKAVHVYNYGDANMHVAVTGHPEYSSKLLGEGELVFKANSGEIVSEKEPFQQSSYVDGASGILYRLHFGDFGGVGLRVVYFILGIVSCFVIISGVLIWLVARDKKNVEEKKRKFNAWLGWVYLSICLSMYPATAFTFLVVKLFVFEFDATRMTSIYQIFFYSWLAFIVLFTAKRDNFFTNQFCLIIGAVLGFLVPIANGIISGNWIWITYVRSYDDILLIDLFWLILSVITFVVAIRLKRKDSGKAKARPAASKRPLVLTNE
- a CDS encoding DUF4198 domain-containing protein, which encodes MKKTFLLLTVFVLFSNHDMYLKLDAYFLQPDTPATIELFNGTFDKSENVITRDRMVDMSLVGNGKRSQVDSAQWSEKDSVTMLSFNTGEPGTWIAGISTAPRSIELPAADFNDYLEHDGVLDMLEWRQENDAMEVDAVERYSKHVKAIFQVGDKRTNDWQTALGYPIEFIPLTNPYDLHTGDELQVQLLLRGEPLANQLVYADYRTGEHGHSHDQEHTHGTESDHSHDGDAAADHQHTYGTQLRTDDKGNLTLSLSDDGIWYLRTIHLVHSEDPEFTHESNWATLTFEVSHEHGENTHTHDQESGIPTYAYWIGSLVLLGGMFFWFNRKK
- a CDS encoding HupE/UreJ family protein, whose protein sequence is MILSSALLLFPLMLSAHGVSSADQEVLNNGGLLAYIYVGAKHMVTGYDHLLFLAGVIFYLSGFKDIVRFITAFTIGHSITLIGATYLGIKADEHLIDAVIALSVLYKGFENLGGFQKQFKIQSPNLLLMVFIFGLIHGFGLSTRLQSFEVGTGQFLPKIISFNIGVELGQILALIPIVFIINLWKRKQSYQAFYKAANCYLVIAGVMLFIYQMYSYLYGH